The following proteins are encoded in a genomic region of Nycticebus coucang isolate mNycCou1 chromosome 17, mNycCou1.pri, whole genome shotgun sequence:
- the REEP2 gene encoding receptor expression-enhancing protein 2 isoform X3: MMYWIVFAFFTTAETLTDIVLSWFPFYFELKIAFVIWLLSPYTKGSSVLYRKFVHPTLSNKEKEIDEYITQARDKSYETMMRVGKRGLNLAANAAVTAATKGQGVLSEKLRSFSMQDLTLIRDEDALPLQGPDGRLRPGPGSLLDTIEDLGDDPTLSLRSSTNQADPRTETSEDDTGDKAPKRARSIKKVPKAEPLTSKTLKTRPKKKTSVGGDSA, encoded by the exons ATGATGTACTGGATCGTCTTTGCCTTCTTCACCACGGCTGAGACACTCACGGATATAGTGCTCTCCTG GTTCCCTTTCTACTTTGAGCTCAAGATCGCCTTTGTGATATGGCTGCTGTCCCCCTACACCAAGGGCTCCAGCGTGCTCTACCGCAAGTTCGTGCACCCAACGCTGTCCAACAAGGAGAAG GAGATTGATGAGTACATCACACAGGCTCGAGACAAGAGCTATGAGACCATGATGAGAGTAGGCAAGAGGGGCCTCAACCTGGCCGCCAATGCTGCAGTCACAGCTGCCACCAAG GGCCAGGGGGTGCTGTCAGAGAAGCTCCGAAGCTTCAGCATGCAAGACCTGACCCTGATTAGAGATGAGGATGCACTGCCCCTGCAGGGGCCTGATGGCCGCCTCCGACCTGGCCCTGGTAGCCTCCTGGACACCATCGAGGACTTAG GAGATGACCCTACCCTGAGCTTAAGATCTAGCACAAACCAGGCAGATCCCCGGACAGAGACCTCTGAGGATGACACAGGAGACAAGGCTCCCAAGAGGGCCAGATCCATCAAAAAAGTGCCCAAAGCTGAG CCACTGACTTCCAAGACACTGAAGACTCGGCCCAAGAAGAAGACCTCTGTTGGGGGTGACTCAGCCTGA
- the REEP2 gene encoding receptor expression-enhancing protein 2 isoform X2 has product MVSWIISRLVVLIFGTLYPAYSSYKAVKTKNVKEYVKWMMYWIVFAFFTTAETLTDIVLSWFPFYFELKIAFVIWLLSPYTKGSSVLYRKFVHPTLSNKEKEIDEYITQARDKSYETMMRVGKRGLNLAANAAVTAATKGVLSEKLRSFSMQDLTLIRDEDALPLQGPDGRLRPGPGSLLDTIEDLGDDPTLSLRSSTNQADPRTETSEDDTGDKAPKRARSIKKVPKAEPLTSKTLKTRPKKKTSVGGDSA; this is encoded by the exons ATGGTGTCCTGGATCATCTCTCGCCTGGTGGT GCTCATCTTTGGCACCCTGTACCCAGCCTATTCTTCCTACAAGGCCGTGAAGACAAAAAACGTGAAGGAATAT GTGAAATGGATGATGTACTGGATCGTCTTTGCCTTCTTCACCACGGCTGAGACACTCACGGATATAGTGCTCTCCTG GTTCCCTTTCTACTTTGAGCTCAAGATCGCCTTTGTGATATGGCTGCTGTCCCCCTACACCAAGGGCTCCAGCGTGCTCTACCGCAAGTTCGTGCACCCAACGCTGTCCAACAAGGAGAAG GAGATTGATGAGTACATCACACAGGCTCGAGACAAGAGCTATGAGACCATGATGAGAGTAGGCAAGAGGGGCCTCAACCTGGCCGCCAATGCTGCAGTCACAGCTGCCACCAAG GGGGTGCTGTCAGAGAAGCTCCGAAGCTTCAGCATGCAAGACCTGACCCTGATTAGAGATGAGGATGCACTGCCCCTGCAGGGGCCTGATGGCCGCCTCCGACCTGGCCCTGGTAGCCTCCTGGACACCATCGAGGACTTAG GAGATGACCCTACCCTGAGCTTAAGATCTAGCACAAACCAGGCAGATCCCCGGACAGAGACCTCTGAGGATGACACAGGAGACAAGGCTCCCAAGAGGGCCAGATCCATCAAAAAAGTGCCCAAAGCTGAG CCACTGACTTCCAAGACACTGAAGACTCGGCCCAAGAAGAAGACCTCTGTTGGGGGTGACTCAGCCTGA
- the REEP2 gene encoding receptor expression-enhancing protein 2 isoform X1, producing MVSWIISRLVVLIFGTLYPAYSSYKAVKTKNVKEYVKWMMYWIVFAFFTTAETLTDIVLSWFPFYFELKIAFVIWLLSPYTKGSSVLYRKFVHPTLSNKEKEIDEYITQARDKSYETMMRVGKRGLNLAANAAVTAATKGQGVLSEKLRSFSMQDLTLIRDEDALPLQGPDGRLRPGPGSLLDTIEDLGDDPTLSLRSSTNQADPRTETSEDDTGDKAPKRARSIKKVPKAEPLTSKTLKTRPKKKTSVGGDSA from the exons ATGGTGTCCTGGATCATCTCTCGCCTGGTGGT GCTCATCTTTGGCACCCTGTACCCAGCCTATTCTTCCTACAAGGCCGTGAAGACAAAAAACGTGAAGGAATAT GTGAAATGGATGATGTACTGGATCGTCTTTGCCTTCTTCACCACGGCTGAGACACTCACGGATATAGTGCTCTCCTG GTTCCCTTTCTACTTTGAGCTCAAGATCGCCTTTGTGATATGGCTGCTGTCCCCCTACACCAAGGGCTCCAGCGTGCTCTACCGCAAGTTCGTGCACCCAACGCTGTCCAACAAGGAGAAG GAGATTGATGAGTACATCACACAGGCTCGAGACAAGAGCTATGAGACCATGATGAGAGTAGGCAAGAGGGGCCTCAACCTGGCCGCCAATGCTGCAGTCACAGCTGCCACCAAG GGCCAGGGGGTGCTGTCAGAGAAGCTCCGAAGCTTCAGCATGCAAGACCTGACCCTGATTAGAGATGAGGATGCACTGCCCCTGCAGGGGCCTGATGGCCGCCTCCGACCTGGCCCTGGTAGCCTCCTGGACACCATCGAGGACTTAG GAGATGACCCTACCCTGAGCTTAAGATCTAGCACAAACCAGGCAGATCCCCGGACAGAGACCTCTGAGGATGACACAGGAGACAAGGCTCCCAAGAGGGCCAGATCCATCAAAAAAGTGCCCAAAGCTGAG CCACTGACTTCCAAGACACTGAAGACTCGGCCCAAGAAGAAGACCTCTGTTGGGGGTGACTCAGCCTGA